GCGAAAAGAAATGGAGCTGTACAAATTGTAGCTTCACTTTATACAACAATGTTGCAGGCGCTGTAGCTGTTGTGATACGATATGGTGACGAAATTTATCTTACCAGAAGAAATCGTGATCCTAAAAAGGGAAAACTAGATCTTGCTGGAGGTTTTGTAGATCCTATAGAGAGCGCTGAAGAAACGTGTAAACGTGAGCTTTTTGAAGAACTGCAATTGGATATTGACATTTCAAACTTAAAGTATTTAACGAGCCTTCCAAACGTTTACCAATACAAAGAAATCGATTACAATACGATTGATTTATTTTACGAATACAATGTTTCGGAGAAATTTGAGGTTAATCTTGAGCTTTCGGAAATTTCTGAAGCCGTCTGGATTCCTTTAAAAGAGCTAGATCTTGAAGATATTGCTTTTGATTCTCAGAAGAAGTTTTTCGAAAGCTATTTAAAAACTGTTTAGACTTAACCAAATAAAAAACTCTCGCAGAATCTGCGAGAGTTTTTTATTTAAATATGATTGAATTAATACGTCTTCGTTTTCAGCATCTGCTCAAAATATTGACTTAGCAATGTTCTTTCTGCCTCGGATAAGTTGGCTTCTTTATGATAGACAATATACCCCGGCATCGGCATCGTTTTATGATGAAGTGCTTCCATGGCATTATCCAGCATATTTTCCTTTAATTCTTTATTATAAGTACCCCAAATAGAAAAATTCAGACGGGATCTCCCATCATTCACATGACTTTTTACAGACCATGAAATAGGCGCAATATAGGCGTACTTTGGATAAACCGTTTCATTGGAATGACAATCGTAACAGGCAGATTTTAATAATCCCGCAATTTTGGGCGGTGTTTTTTTAATGTCAACAAAATTCACTTTGTGATCAATTGGCTGATTCGTTCTGTCTATAGGAACAAACTGAATCAGGGCAAATACCACTAATATCCAAAATAAGATCTTCTTTGCCGTTTTCATCTCTAATTATTTTAACTATTTCACAGGCGTAACCAGTGCAGTATTGGATTTAAGAGGAGTTGCATTTGAATCCTTCAGAACAGGCTTCGTTTCTTCGGAAGCCGCTTCGTCACTTTTTGTTTCTGCAGGCGGTGCAGGAACAGGAGTCACGTTTCCTTTGGGATTATCCAACGTCCTCGTATCTTTTAAATCCCAGGTTTCTACGGAATCCCAAAGTTGTTTTACAATCGCCGTTTTATAGTAAACAAAGGAATCTTCTGCAAAAATATCATGTTCGAAATCTGCTTCGTCCCAATATTTATTTTCGTTGTTATCCACCAAAATTCTTACAACATATTCGGCTGGCTTCAGAATTGGGAATTTCACTTCATCCGCATTGACATATTTCTGATACAACACTTTTTCCGAAGAATCCAATAACTGAATCCAGAAACTTGCATTGGGCCTGTTCTGAAGTTTAAAGGTCAAGCTTCCGTAGTTTTCCACTTTATCCGCTTCAAAATCGAAACGTTTGGATTCTGCATTTTTATCATAAAAGGAAGAAACTGTCGTTCTTGGTACTGTAAGCTGATATTTTTTACCCACTTCAAAGTCCGCATTTACAAGAATCTGATACGGATTGGTATCTGAAATCCTTGCTGTAAAAGGATGAGTTGTTAAACTATCACTCTTCAGCGTCCATTTTTCAGGCTCTATTTTATTGATGATATAATTTGAAGTAATTTTAAAATCTGTTTTTGGAGGAAGAAGGTTTCCGTCGTTATTAGACAGATCCATTTTGTTCTTGGTATTATACTTGTAAAAAACAGAAACCGTATCCTGCTTTTTATCGACATCATAACTGAATTTCAGATTTTCAGTAGTCTCCTGCCCCACTTTATTTTTCACAGCATCAAACCATATCTTTATAGAATCTGATTTGGGGGTATGGGTTACTTTATAATCCTGAATCTTGTCATTGAGTGAAAGAACTTTCACATCATTCGGGTGTCCTTCAAAAGTCATCAGAATACCTCCGGGAACCTCCTTCATTTCACCATATTTTAATGGCTTTTTTGAAGGATATACTTTTAAGTTTAATCCCGAAATCGACTTATCCGTGATCTCAATAAGATCTTTCTGAAAACCTACTTTTTCTTTTCCCGGATCATATACCGAATTGCTGTTTTCATCTTCAAATGCGATGATCCTGTATTTTCCCGGAGACAGATAGTTTAATTCATAATACCCATCCGTATCCACTTTCGTAATATAATAAGGTTTTTGCTTATAATTAATGGTATCTTTTACCTGATATAAGCCTACAACCAACTTATTTTCAGTGGTGCTCGTTTGTTTTTTTGTATTTAAAGCATCCTTGATTTCTCCACTAATATACAGATCATCCAGCTTATCTCCCGTAGAAAATGCAAAATTGAAATAAGGCAATACATTCGCCTCATTATTATCCGAAATTGAATTTCCAAAATTGAAGTTATACGTTGTATTTGCCTTTAATGTATCTTCCCACTGGATCAGAACATATTTATTGGCAATCCCTGAAGGCAAAATACGTTTGATCTTCTGAATCGGAGGTGAAATAATTAAGTTTTTATTGATGTCTTTCAACGTTACATATTCGTCAAAATCCAGACGAAGCTCACGAATATTTCGTGAAACATTAATTCTGGTTGTGTCGATATTTGAACTTAAAAATTTCGGAGCGATAGAATCTTTAGGCCCACCGACAGGCGAACCCACTCTTGCACAAGACTGTACAAGAAAAGCCAATATGATAAATAAAAGAAATCTCTTCATGAAGATGTTTACGCAAAAATAAACATTATTCTCCATAAACTTCATGTTGGCTGCTCAAAGTATCTTTATTATCGTTCATTACGCTGTGGAGCTTATCTTTTTGAACAGGAAAATCTTCAAACAATCCCGATAAAGCAAGCGCTGTATACACTCTGTTGGAATATTTATTTCCGATGGCTACAATCGTAACTTTAGACTTTAACAGGTGAGCAAAAACAGAATTTGTCCCGTGCCACCAACCATTGTGATAGGTCAGTTTTTCACCGTTATCAAAAATTTTCATTCTAAAACCTAAACCATAATTGTTCATTCCAGCTTTTTCGTTGCTGTAAGGTTCAAAAACCATTTGCATTAATTCAGGTTTTAAGAAATCTTTGGAGAACATGGCCTTTGAAAAATTAAACAAATCTCTCGGGGTAGTATAGACATTTTTATCTCCGTAGATCAGATCAAGCCTGTCCAAAGGATATAATTTCCCTTTTCCTCCATAATAAAAAGACTGTGAAGCGGTCGGAATATCTTTCTCCTGAAAAATATAAGAATGATCCATTTTCAACGGTTCGAAAACCATCTCTTTCATTGCCTGAGGGAAAGGCATTTTTGTTACTTTTTCAACCAATAAAGCCAATAAAGCAAAATTGGTATTGCAATACATAAATCCTGTATTGGTTTCTCTCGCCAACTGAGGTTTATATTTAATGATCATGTTTAAAACATCCTCATTCGTAATAAATTGCTTTGAAAGCTCTGCCGGAGCAGGTTTTATATTGGTAATAAAATATTCATATTTCGGGAGTCCGCTTCTTTGTGACAATAAACTCTGAACTGTTACATCGGGATAAGGAAACCCCTGAAAGAACTGTGTCAGATGATCGGTCAGTTTTATTTTTCCGGCCTCGATCAGTTTCATCATCGCCATTGCGGTCATTGTTTTTGAAACTGAAGCGACATGTAAAGGCGTATTTTTATCAATCGGCATCTGGTTTCCTTCTCTTCCGAAACCTCTGTAGTTTTCGTACAGCACATCGTCACCTTTTGCCACCAGAATTCCGCCACTCAAATCACTTCCCTCCCATACTTTTTTGTAATACTGATCGATATATCGTACCAATGAAGCCTTATCTGAAAGTATATCATCCTCTTTTGTAAAAACCTTGTCCAGATCCACATTTCCGTAGTTAGGAGGTGAAGTCTTATTTTCGGTAATATTTTCTTTCGTTTCTGATTTATTTTTACA
The sequence above is a segment of the Chryseobacterium sp. MYb264 genome. Coding sequences within it:
- a CDS encoding NUDIX hydrolase produces the protein MKILKYCPSCGEQNLHWDGEKKWSCTNCSFTLYNNVAGAVAVVIRYGDEIYLTRRNRDPKKGKLDLAGGFVDPIESAEETCKRELFEELQLDIDISNLKYLTSLPNVYQYKEIDYNTIDLFYEYNVSEKFEVNLELSEISEAVWIPLKELDLEDIAFDSQKKFFESYLKTV
- a CDS encoding heme-binding domain-containing protein codes for the protein MKTAKKILFWILVVFALIQFVPIDRTNQPIDHKVNFVDIKKTPPKIAGLLKSACYDCHSNETVYPKYAYIAPISWSVKSHVNDGRSRLNFSIWGTYNKELKENMLDNAMEALHHKTMPMPGYIVYHKEANLSEAERTLLSQYFEQMLKTKTY
- a CDS encoding Ig-like domain-containing protein, yielding MKRFLLFIILAFLVQSCARVGSPVGGPKDSIAPKFLSSNIDTTRINVSRNIRELRLDFDEYVTLKDINKNLIISPPIQKIKRILPSGIANKYVLIQWEDTLKANTTYNFNFGNSISDNNEANVLPYFNFAFSTGDKLDDLYISGEIKDALNTKKQTSTTENKLVVGLYQVKDTINYKQKPYYITKVDTDGYYELNYLSPGKYRIIAFEDENSNSVYDPGKEKVGFQKDLIEITDKSISGLNLKVYPSKKPLKYGEMKEVPGGILMTFEGHPNDVKVLSLNDKIQDYKVTHTPKSDSIKIWFDAVKNKVGQETTENLKFSYDVDKKQDTVSVFYKYNTKNKMDLSNNDGNLLPPKTDFKITSNYIINKIEPEKWTLKSDSLTTHPFTARISDTNPYQILVNADFEVGKKYQLTVPRTTVSSFYDKNAESKRFDFEADKVENYGSLTFKLQNRPNASFWIQLLDSSEKVLYQKYVNADEVKFPILKPAEYVVRILVDNNENKYWDEADFEHDIFAEDSFVYYKTAIVKQLWDSVETWDLKDTRTLDNPKGNVTPVPAPPAETKSDEAASEETKPVLKDSNATPLKSNTALVTPVK
- a CDS encoding serine hydrolase domain-containing protein, producing MRMRNFVLALSAFFIIFSCKNKSETKENITENKTSPPNYGNVDLDKVFTKEDDILSDKASLVRYIDQYYKKVWEGSDLSGGILVAKGDDVLYENYRGFGREGNQMPIDKNTPLHVASVSKTMTAMAMMKLIEAGKIKLTDHLTQFFQGFPYPDVTVQSLLSQRSGLPKYEYFITNIKPAPAELSKQFITNEDVLNMIIKYKPQLARETNTGFMYCNTNFALLALLVEKVTKMPFPQAMKEMVFEPLKMDHSYIFQEKDIPTASQSFYYGGKGKLYPLDRLDLIYGDKNVYTTPRDLFNFSKAMFSKDFLKPELMQMVFEPYSNEKAGMNNYGLGFRMKIFDNGEKLTYHNGWWHGTNSVFAHLLKSKVTIVAIGNKYSNRVYTALALSGLFEDFPVQKDKLHSVMNDNKDTLSSQHEVYGE